One genomic window of Terriglobia bacterium includes the following:
- a CDS encoding PadR family transcriptional regulator — protein MSDKADVWQGTLALMALKTLETMGPLHGYGIARRIEQTSGNRLSVNYGTIYPALLKLEQEGYVVSAWGVSDHNRRAKYYRLTRAGRKQLERETRDWQQTTAILARFLSPNTEPS, from the coding sequence ATGAGCGACAAGGCAGATGTCTGGCAGGGTACCTTGGCCCTGATGGCGCTGAAGACCCTGGAAACGATGGGGCCCCTCCACGGATATGGGATCGCACGCCGGATCGAGCAGACGAGCGGCAACCGGTTGTCCGTCAATTATGGGACGATCTATCCGGCCTTGCTGAAATTGGAACAGGAAGGATACGTCGTCTCCGCATGGGGCGTGTCGGACCACAACCGCCGGGCGAAGTATTATCGGCTTACGCGCGCGGGCAGGAAGCAACTCGAAAGAGAAACACGGGATTGGCAACAGACGACCGCGATCCTGGCGCGATTCCTGTCCCCCAACACGGAGCCCTCATGA